Part of the Planctomycetota bacterium genome, GACCATGAGCACCACAGCCACTCTCGACACCGCCACTTCGCCCGTCAGCCTCACCGAGCCGGCCGCTGACGAGATCCGTGAGTACATCAAGGACCAAGAGCTCGACGAGAGCAAGACCTTCCTCCGCGTCGGCGTCAAGGGCGGCGGCTGCAGCGGCTTCCAGTACACCCTCGACCTCGTCGAGCTCGACGACGGCCCCGAGGAGGGCGAAGAGCTGATGGAAAGCCAGAACATCCGCCTCGTCTGCGACGAGCGAAGCCTCCTCTACCTCGAAGGCGTTGAGATCGGCTTCCACGGCGAAGGCCTGCACACCGGCTTCGTCTTCAAGAACCCCAACGCCACGAGCACCTGCGGCTGCGGCAGCAGCTTCACCGCCTGAACAGGAAAACGCCACGATGGCAGCGACGGCGGCAACGGTTCGTTGCCGCCGTCGCTTGTGTTTGATCTTGCACCTGACTCGACGT contains:
- a CDS encoding iron-sulfur cluster assembly accessory protein, which produces TMSTTATLDTATSPVSLTEPAADEIREYIKDQELDESKTFLRVGVKGGGCSGFQYTLDLVELDDGPEEGEELMESQNIRLVCDERSLLYLEGVEIGFHGEGLHTGFVFKNPNATSTCGCGSSFTA